The Arachidicoccus terrestris genome includes the window TTTAGATTTCTCCAGGCTGATCTTAGATAATACTTCCACATATAATTAATAGGCTGCTATATTCCCGTCATTAAAAATATAAACACCAAAGGGCCACTATTAATATGCCAATACATAAATATGTAATTAACTGAATAATTATATATTATATTTTTATAACAACTGTTCGAGATCGAAACAACCTGTGTCCGCTTTTTGTACAGTTGTACCTCAGAGATTGCTTAGCCGCTACGGACTATTTTTCAATCAGGTAGCACCAGCGTTTTAATTTCCCTTCAAAGTCAAAGGGGGTAGTTCTTTTGGTAATATCCGTGATCTTCGTGGCCGGTATGTTTGCAGCGTCCAATACGAACCGTGTATAATTGGTACTAAAATAGAGCTGTCCACCGGCAGTAAGTGCATGTAACACATCGCTGATCAGCGTGACATGGTCCCTTTGGATGTCCAGTATATCTTTCATCTTTTTGGAATTACTGAAAGTAGGAGGATCCATCACTGCCAGATCAAAAGAATTTGGCGTGAGTGTCTTCAGGTATGCTTTCACGTCTGCCGGTATAAAACTGTATTTCCTTTTCGTAGACGGTGTCAGCAACCGGTTATACCTGAAATTCTCCTCCGCCCAATTGAGATAGGTATTAGATAAGTCTACGCTACAAACGCTGGCAGCCCCACCGTCAGCAGCATAGACTGAAAACGAGCCCGTATAGCAAAAAAGGTTCAGCACGTTTTTATCCCGGGCCACTTCCCGTACCATTTGCCTGGTAACTCTGTGATCAAGGAAAAGGCCTGTATCCAGATAATCTGTCAGGTTAATCCTAAAGCTCAATCCACCCTCTTCCACTGTAAAGAAATGTCCTTCACCGTCTACTTTTTCATACTGTGCGCCGGCAGTTCTATGACTCATTTTACTACGCTGCTTAAGATAGATCTTCGCAACGGGTATGCCTGTCACCTGACTGATCTTCTCGAAACAGGCATGTACTTTCTGTTCCGGCCACTCATCCTCCTGATTGGTATCCGTGTTTTTTTTAGCATAAATGCTTACATAGGCTTTTTCTCCATACAGATCAATACTGATAGGAAATTCAGTCAAATCCCGGTCATAAAGGCGATAACACTCGATCTGCTGCCTTCTGGCCAGCTTGCTGCGGTGTTTAAACACCTTGGTCAGCCGGTTACTAAACATTTGCATTGCTTCTTCCATACCCTACGCTTGAACGATTGATTGGACCTGCAAAGTACGCCGAATTATTGTGACTGATAACTGAAATTAAGCAGCCATTGTACCAACCAGGATAAAGGCCGTAAAATGCAAACCGGCTCTACGGCAATAAAGCTATAGAGCCAGTCAAAAAATCAGCGTCGATCCGGGACGCTGTACCCGTATTATTTCTTCACAAAAGACACGTTAAAGCCATTCACTATACCATAATAAATGCCAGCAGCAAGGCCGGTAACATCAATGTCGTTGTTGCCAGTTTCCAGCGCCTGGGTCAATACTTTTTTCCCGGATCCGTTATAAATGGTCAGAATACCTGATTTCAGTATGTATACATGGATATACTGAGTGGCAGGATTAGGATAAACAAAGATCCCTTGTGGATCATTTTTGTGGTCAACCGTGATCACTTTGCTATAGTTTACCGCTCCGCCCATGTCCACTAGTCTAAGCCGGTAGTAGGCCCTGGCGGCGGTTTGTGCGATACTTGCCCGGTACTGCTGTTCACTCCCTTTCGCAGCGATCCGGCTCACAGAACTAAATGTATTATTATTTAAACTCCTTTCCAACTCATAGTGATCAAAATTCGTTTCTACACCGCTGGCCCAATTGAAGCTGGCGGTGTTGCCGGTCAGGCGGCCTGTAAACCACTTCAGGTCTACAGATGTGGCATCTAAGGCTTCCAGATTTACATTGTCAACAGCCATAAAGTCGTTTACTATACTGGTAGTAATAACTACCTTATCGACTCCTTTAAAACCGGCATTGCCGGTAAGATCAAAATTGACGGCAACCGCATAACCGCCCTGTCCTTTAATAACCGTACTAAGTGCAACTTTTGTTGTCACCGCCAAGTTGTTTTTAAACCCCTGAACATATATGTCAAAGGGAACATCATAATCCGGCACGGATGGATACGCAGACAATGTGATCTTATTAAAGTCAAATAGACCGCCTCCGGTGCGGGTCAGATCTATCTCAGTCATAGGCGACCCGTCCAGCGTCCCCAGATACATGTAGACAGAATTGTAGCCTATCGATTCCGGATACGTCGAAGGATTATCCTGATCAAAACCATAATATACACCACCAGTGCTACTGGTCGAATAAATGGTAAAATCAAAGCCCGAATAGCTTGCGGATGTCTGGCTTGTGTTTGCAGCTTCGAAGTACGTACCAGGTGCTTGTGATTCAAAATCAATTGCGGTCTGCGCAAAACTGAAAGCGGTCATTGCCAGGGCAAGCAGGCACAAAAAAAACTGTTTGTAGAAATGTTTCATAAATAGTGTTTTGGAAGTCCTGAAAGAAGCAGCATCAAAGTTATTACTTTTGGGGAATCATCCGCACCGAAAATCCATAAACGGCATGACCTCTTCATTATTTTTTGGATGGATATCTATAATTCAGTGAAGTAGTCTTATTTTTGAATTTACGGCACCTCTATAAAAGGTTGCCTGGATGTTCCCAAGCGGAATCGTGTGCCGTTTAAAAATTAAAACAGAAAATATGACCTCTTTTAAAGAAATTGAAATAAATGGATTGCAAAACGGACAACTCGATCTTCTTGTCGGGCTGCTGGCGGAAGCAGGCTATTCAGGCTTCGAGGAATTGGAAAACGGGCAGACACTTAAAGCATTTATAGAATTGCCTGAGTTCGACGAGTCCTTGCTTAACAAGCTGCTTGCACCCTACAATATCAGCTATAAACAGCAGGATATTCAGCAACAGAATTGGAATGCGCTTTGGGAATCCAATTTTGAACCTGTTATCGTTGATGATTTTGTGGTTATCCGGGCGGACTTTCATGAGCAAAAATTCAATACGGAGCTGGAAATCCTCATTACGCCGAAAATGAGTTTCGGAACGGGGCACCATGCCACCACCTATATGATGGTATCTCAGATGCGGCTATTGGAATGGGCAGGGAAAAAAGTACTGGATTTCGGGACGGGAACAGGAATTCTTGCCATTCTGGCCAATAAACTAGGCGCCAGAGAAGTGGTTGCACTCGATAATGACGACTGGTCTATCGAAAATGCAACAGAAAACATCCTGCGGAATAACTGCCACCATATCACGGTCAAAAAAGCGCACACCGCAGCCACGGGAGATCAATATGAAATCATCCTCGCAAATATCAACAGAAATGTGATTATTGCCAATGGAGAAATCCTGGCAGACTCCTTGCGCCCAGATGCAGATTTGCTGGTCAGCGGGCTATTGAAGGAAGATGAGCAAGACATCAAAGCACTGTTTATCCAATTAGGTTTAACCTATCTCACTTCAGTATATAAGGCACAATGGACCACTATCCATTTTAGGAAAACCACATAGGTTCATTGGTTAGCAACCCCTTCGAAATTTATATCGCACAGATTTTAGCTTCCGGCCGGATTGCACACAGGTTGTTAAAATATCTTAAAAGGCTATTTTTTGTACTTTATAAATGTCAATTTTTCATCGACATTGTCTATAATTGGCAATAAGCTGTTATATTTGTGACTTATAATTTCTGACGAAAAGCTATTAATGCAAGAGATATTACTTTTACTGGTAGCCTATATGCTTGGCTCTATACCTACTTCTGTATGGGTGAGCAAACACTTTTTTGGTATTGATATCCGGGAATATGGTAGTGGAAATGCGGGCGCGACCAATACATTCAGGGTACTCGGCCCTAAATGGGGTACTATTGTCATGCTGGTGGATGTGTCGAAGGGCGCAGCGGCAGCTTTATTGGTTTTTACCCTGCAGAAGTATGCTTTACATGACAGCATGCAGCGGACCAATCTGATGATCGGATTGGGGCTTGCGGCAGTTGTGGGACATATCTTCCCGCTTTGGGCCGGATTTAAAGGCGGCAAGGGAGTCGCTACTTTATTTGGAATGATTCTCGCCATCCAACCTGCGGTTGCCGGGCTCTGCGTCGGTGTATTCATTCTGGTCTTATACCTGACGCGCTTTGTTTCATTGAGTTCTATATTATCGGGCGTCGCATTTGCCATTCTGATCCTTTTTATTTTTAACGACGATTCAACCTTTTACCGAATATTTTCCATTGCGGTAGCATTGATGCTGGTACTGACTCATCAGAAAAATATCAATCGCATTCTAAAAGGCACAGAAAGTAAGGTCCCGATCTTAAAATTCAGAGACCGTCGCAAAAATCGTCGCAGAGGCAATAAAAATCAGGAAGAAACCGAAAATTCCTAATACCCGGACCAGCCTGCTTCGTATTTCTGTGGTCCAACTACGGCATAGACTTTATATAAAAACATAACAATCAGTATTTCACCCTTCGATCCCCCTACCGATGGAATCAGCAGATTTTGTGGAGGAAAAATAATGGTTGGCAACCAAACAAGCATTCTTTTTGGTACGGATATTGATTTTAACAAATAAGTCGCAATACCCTTTAATAAGGTATCCCGGCCAATTTAATTCACTTCTACTTTACTGTTAAATACTAGTACTATGTTACTCAAGAAACTGTCTCTTAGCGCTTTAGGACTTATTACACTTTTTGGCTGCACCCGCAATGCCATTTCCGGCCGCAGTCAACTCATGCTGACTTCAGAGAGCTCCCTACAGACGCAAGCACTCACCGAATACAAGGATTTTCTTTCTAAGAATAAAGTGGTTACCGCAGCAGTGGACAAAAAAGACTATGATGTGGTGCAGAAGGTTGGCAAAAGGATTGCCGCTGCTATCACAAAATATTACGCGCAAAAAGGCCTTTCCAATGAATTGAGCGGTTATAAATGGGAATTCAATCTGGTACAGTCCAAGGATGTGAATGCCTGGTGTATGCCCGGCGGTAAGGTTGTCGTATACACAGGCCTGTTGCCTGTCGCTCAAAATGAAGCAGGCCTGGCCATTGTAATGGGCCATGAAATCGCTCACGCTGTCCTGCACCATGGTCAGGAGCGGGTCAGCCAACAGCAGGCAGCTGCTATCGGCGGAAATATTGTGGGTAGTGTGTTGTCCAAGGGTTCTAACAAAATAGCTTCCAACGTATTCAATACAGTGTACGCGCCAACAGCGCAAATGGGCGTAATTTTGCCCAATTCCAGGAAACAGGAGTCAGAAGCAGACCATTACGGGTTGATTTTTGCAGCGATGGCAGGTTATAATCCGCAGGAAGCGATCACTTTTTGGCAGCGAATGGAAAAAATGGGAGGTGCAGACAACACACCGACCCTACTACGCAGTCATCCCACAAATGCCACCAGAATCGCCGATATTAAAAGATTAATGCCTGAGGCAGAACGCTATTATAAAGCGCGTTAATTTTTGATATTAACGCTAAATAACACGTTAAAAAAGTTAAAACATTGTTCAACTTTGCCTGGACGGCTGGTTCATATCGATTTTTTACCTTAAATAGTGTAATTTTGCATGTATTTGTTTTTTTAACCTTAAACCACAATTAAGGAATGTCCCATCTAGATTTGTACGAGCAATTTCAATTAACTAACGAAAAGAACATACTTATACAAGGCTTACCTTCTTCTATAGAAAAACAATTTGCAAAGGTTTCTTTCAGTAAAAATGTAACCCCTTTATTAAGGAATAAGAAAATTGATTTTGCGCTGGTTTTCGCAATTAACCATCAGCAGCTTTGTTGTATATTAAAAGATGTGTTTCCGGCCCTGCATGGGAACAGTA containing:
- a CDS encoding class I SAM-dependent methyltransferase, which produces MEEAMQMFSNRLTKVFKHRSKLARRQQIECYRLYDRDLTEFPISIDLYGEKAYVSIYAKKNTDTNQEDEWPEQKVHACFEKISQVTGIPVAKIYLKQRSKMSHRTAGAQYEKVDGEGHFFTVEEGGLSFRINLTDYLDTGLFLDHRVTRQMVREVARDKNVLNLFCYTGSFSVYAADGGAASVCSVDLSNTYLNWAEENFRYNRLLTPSTKRKYSFIPADVKAYLKTLTPNSFDLAVMDPPTFSNSKKMKDILDIQRDHVTLISDVLHALTAGGQLYFSTNYTRFVLDAANIPATKITDITKRTTPFDFEGKLKRWCYLIEK
- a CDS encoding T9SS type A sorting domain-containing protein produces the protein MKHFYKQFFLCLLALAMTAFSFAQTAIDFESQAPGTYFEAANTSQTSASYSGFDFTIYSTSSTGGVYYGFDQDNPSTYPESIGYNSVYMYLGTLDGSPMTEIDLTRTGGGLFDFNKITLSAYPSVPDYDVPFDIYVQGFKNNLAVTTKVALSTVIKGQGGYAVAVNFDLTGNAGFKGVDKVVITTSIVNDFMAVDNVNLEALDATSVDLKWFTGRLTGNTASFNWASGVETNFDHYELERSLNNNTFSSVSRIAAKGSEQQYRASIAQTAARAYYRLRLVDMGGAVNYSKVITVDHKNDPQGIFVYPNPATQYIHVYILKSGILTIYNGSGKKVLTQALETGNNDIDVTGLAAGIYYGIVNGFNVSFVKK
- the prmA gene encoding 50S ribosomal protein L11 methyltransferase → MTSFKEIEINGLQNGQLDLLVGLLAEAGYSGFEELENGQTLKAFIELPEFDESLLNKLLAPYNISYKQQDIQQQNWNALWESNFEPVIVDDFVVIRADFHEQKFNTELEILITPKMSFGTGHHATTYMMVSQMRLLEWAGKKVLDFGTGTGILAILANKLGAREVVALDNDDWSIENATENILRNNCHHITVKKAHTAATGDQYEIILANINRNVIIANGEILADSLRPDADLLVSGLLKEDEQDIKALFIQLGLTYLTSVYKAQWTTIHFRKTT
- the plsY gene encoding glycerol-3-phosphate 1-O-acyltransferase PlsY, with the translated sequence MQEILLLLVAYMLGSIPTSVWVSKHFFGIDIREYGSGNAGATNTFRVLGPKWGTIVMLVDVSKGAAAALLVFTLQKYALHDSMQRTNLMIGLGLAAVVGHIFPLWAGFKGGKGVATLFGMILAIQPAVAGLCVGVFILVLYLTRFVSLSSILSGVAFAILILFIFNDDSTFYRIFSIAVALMLVLTHQKNINRILKGTESKVPILKFRDRRKNRRRGNKNQEETENS
- a CDS encoding M48 family metallopeptidase codes for the protein MLLKKLSLSALGLITLFGCTRNAISGRSQLMLTSESSLQTQALTEYKDFLSKNKVVTAAVDKKDYDVVQKVGKRIAAAITKYYAQKGLSNELSGYKWEFNLVQSKDVNAWCMPGGKVVVYTGLLPVAQNEAGLAIVMGHEIAHAVLHHGQERVSQQQAAAIGGNIVGSVLSKGSNKIASNVFNTVYAPTAQMGVILPNSRKQESEADHYGLIFAAMAGYNPQEAITFWQRMEKMGGADNTPTLLRSHPTNATRIADIKRLMPEAERYYKAR